The Apium graveolens cultivar Ventura chromosome 11, ASM990537v1, whole genome shotgun sequence genome has a window encoding:
- the LOC141698541 gene encoding putative protein phosphatase 2C 24: MTEIKSNGSTRMEKTWSGDLMNKSSGSSSKVSSSFYTKDARASRRRKLELYRAKYVAGGEEKRRRVQMFSGGEHEEEVEKVVSEKMERNLVEEKESVGFDECPKFGHSSICGRRRDMEDFVAVHPSFCGKDDNDSSEFHYFGVYDGHGCSHVSKRCKERLHELVKEELNGKVELEPIEWKEAMQRSFSRMDSEVITGKEAVVLASGCKCLLPSPESDAVGSTAVVAIVTPEKIVVANCGDSRAVLCRKGKAIPLSRDHKPDRPDELSRIEAAGGRVIYWDGPRVLGVLAMSRAIGDKYLKPYVSCEPEVTIINRTPDDECLILASDGLWDMVSNQTACGVARMCLAGKVPIPPNLSGNGEACTDASVLLTKLAFVRRSSDNVSVVVINLKKDT, encoded by the exons ATGACAGAAATTAAATCCAATGGTAGTACTCGAATGGAGAAGACTTGGTCTGGAGACTTGATGAATAAAAGTTCGGGCTCGAGTTCGAAAGTGTCATCCTCGTTTTATACGAAGGATGCGCGAGCTTCTCGGAGAAGGAAGTTGGAGTTGTATAGAGCTAAATATGTTGCGGGAGGTGAAGAGAAGCGACGGAGGGTGCAGATGTTTTCGGGTGGTGAACATGAAGAGGAAGTTGAGAAGGTGGTGAGCGAAAAAATGGAAAGAAATTTGGTGGAGGAGAAAGAGAGTGTGGGTTTCGACGAGTGTCCCAAGTTTGGACACTCGTCGATTTGCGGAAGGAGGAGAGATATGGAAGATTTTGTTGCTGTTCATCCTTCGTTTTGTGGCAAGGACGATAATGATTCTTCGGAGTTTCATTACTTTGGTGTTTACGATGGACACGGATGTTCTCAT GTGTCGAAGAGGTGTAAAGAGAGGTTACATGAGCTGGTAAAAGAGGAGTTAAATGGTAAAGTGGAACTCGAACCTATAGAGTGGAAGGAAGCGATGCAGAGAAGCTTTAGTCGCATGGACAGCGAGGTAATTACGGGCAAAGAAGCTGTTGTGTTAGCCAGTGGTTGTAAATGCCTACTGCCTTCACCCGAGTCCGACGCTGTTGGTTCCACAGCTGTTGTTGCTATTGTAACCCCGGAAAAGATTGTAGTGGCTAACTGTGGCGATTCTAGAGCTGTTTTGTGTAGGAAAGGCAAAGCTATTCCTCTGTCCAGAGATCACAAG CCTGATCGTCCGGATGAGCTTAGCAGGATCGAAGCTGCAGGTGGACGGGTTATTTACTGGGATGGACCACGAGTTCTCGGCGTTCTAGCCATGTCAAGAGCTATAG GTGATAAGTATCTAAAGCCGTACGTGAGTTGTGAACCAGAAGTGACAATAATAAATCGAACACCGGATGACGAATGTTTAATACTAGCAAGTGATGGATTATGGGACATGGTATCCAACCAGACTGCATGCGGCGTGGCTCGTATGTGTCTTGCCGGAAAGGTCCCTATACCGCCAAATCTCTCCGGCAACGGTGAGGCGTGCACGGACGCGTCCGTCTTGTTAACAAAGCTGGCGTTTGTTAGGCGGAGCAGTGATAACGTGAGTGTCGTTGTCATCAATCTAAAGAAAGACACGTAG